One genomic segment of Labilithrix sp. includes these proteins:
- a CDS encoding FHA domain-containing protein, producing MSLHLQLLLGRERGRVIPLAGGTYVFGRGEDGDIVLQSDLVSRTHARITASASDLLITDLESSNGTFLNGSRIVGETKVAIGDVISIGDVVARVYGNSPAGLLPGAAPGMIAGSLTEVPPASVIRAIGVLKRTGFLNLTSPPLNGRIAFMRGHVGEVVVDTRKTRDPIQAITSILRWRGTFDFEPSTDVNDGTPLLGLDAIIPPTGSAARPSMLPKPPRPSRP from the coding sequence GTGTCGCTCCATCTCCAACTCCTGCTCGGCCGTGAGCGCGGGCGCGTCATCCCGCTCGCCGGCGGCACGTATGTCTTCGGCCGCGGTGAGGACGGCGACATCGTGCTGCAGAGTGACCTCGTGAGCCGCACTCACGCGCGCATCACCGCGAGCGCGAGCGATCTCCTCATCACCGATCTCGAGAGCAGCAACGGCACGTTCCTCAACGGCTCGCGCATCGTCGGCGAGACGAAGGTGGCGATCGGCGACGTCATCAGCATCGGCGACGTCGTCGCGCGCGTGTACGGCAACTCTCCCGCCGGCCTCCTCCCCGGCGCCGCGCCGGGCATGATCGCGGGGAGCCTCACCGAGGTGCCGCCCGCGAGCGTGATCCGCGCGATCGGCGTCCTCAAGCGCACCGGCTTCCTGAACCTGACGTCGCCGCCGCTCAACGGCCGCATCGCGTTCATGCGCGGGCACGTCGGCGAGGTCGTCGTCGACACGCGGAAGACGCGCGATCCCATCCAGGCGATCACCTCCATCCTCCGGTGGCGCGGCACGTTCGATTTCGAGCCCTCCACCGACGTCAACGACGGCACCCCGCTCCTCGGCCTCGACGCCATCATCCCGCCGACCGGCAGCGCCGCCCGGCCGTCGATGCTCCCGAAGCCGCCCCGGCCGTCGCGCCCATAG
- a CDS encoding protein kinase: MEHPPSTEKTGPHAGDVVIDGTVEVEGLIAEGMTSTVVAGRDRRTGERVAVKIARGTDLESTERFRRAARGMMKLTSKYAVRIIAVGETKIGQPCMSMEYLEGKTLAARLLQQGPLPLDETVRLMIHACEAVAEGHAKGLLHRDIDAENLFLALPPKGAAGPSTIRVLDFGLAPIWRLTRGDGKVKPGDAAGTSFALAPELARGGDVDDRVDIWGAGACLFRLLTNRYPFNARNLAELCTRVLAERPPDLSKLRPQVTTQLAGVVRRCLEREPGDRYPSMLALIDALRDTLDDAPNTPHVHTAGVMLEELRDGNAMTLRDTPRVMKAADSDAMNSADVLSDEDETSLFNRARLSSGPFTVRTNPPSFGALAAQLEPHQKRLERLGEDGPSTQPLGRLSPFAELPKPLEPPPPSSQEESIVPQLVPHSDPFAPPKIAAGRAIPLKAPMLPKPSAAVQAMETAPPPPLPSPAPPPPPLPKPSPERASAETVQGPGAPPQLVFTAAPKTLAMPGTDASSPSPPMFPAPQPVIATGPPPPVAAAFAPTMPQPAVPMMTGPPPPVASSPSLFGSGAPPAMGSSSPSLFGSGAPPAMGSSPSNPSLFGSGAPPAMGSSNPSLFGSGAPPAMGSSPSNPVFGSGAPPAMPSDSITAAPISAPELAVRTAPSLRKKKKRGVIIPLLFALALVSSIAIGLYVAKVLPIARPGAPGSSSASVSVATNSPSAPNSPSSPTPQEPGSVAVDTTTPPPTLPDAPPDPKEPDSKEPDPKEPTDTKPTDTKTADNKKPVDDKQTSPAPHHKPPVHHPAPQPKPQPQPKPQPSPAKTGNVYDPSQY; this comes from the coding sequence GTGGAGCACCCGCCGAGCACCGAGAAGACCGGGCCGCACGCGGGTGACGTCGTCATCGACGGGACCGTCGAGGTCGAAGGTCTCATCGCGGAGGGGATGACGAGCACCGTCGTCGCCGGTCGCGATCGGCGCACCGGCGAGCGGGTCGCGGTGAAGATCGCGCGCGGGACGGACCTAGAGAGCACGGAGCGGTTCCGGCGCGCGGCGCGCGGGATGATGAAGCTCACGAGCAAGTACGCCGTGCGCATCATCGCGGTGGGCGAGACGAAGATAGGGCAGCCGTGCATGAGCATGGAGTACCTCGAGGGGAAGACCCTCGCGGCGCGGCTCCTCCAGCAGGGCCCGCTCCCGCTCGACGAGACGGTCCGCCTGATGATCCACGCGTGCGAGGCGGTCGCGGAGGGGCACGCGAAGGGGCTCCTCCATCGCGACATCGACGCGGAGAACCTGTTCCTCGCGCTCCCGCCGAAGGGGGCGGCCGGCCCGTCGACGATCCGCGTGCTCGACTTCGGGCTCGCGCCGATCTGGCGGCTCACGCGCGGAGACGGCAAGGTCAAGCCGGGCGACGCGGCCGGCACCTCGTTCGCGCTCGCGCCCGAGCTCGCGCGCGGGGGCGACGTCGACGATCGCGTCGACATCTGGGGGGCGGGGGCGTGCCTCTTCCGGCTCCTCACGAACCGCTATCCGTTCAACGCGCGCAACCTCGCCGAGCTGTGCACGCGCGTGCTCGCGGAGCGTCCGCCCGATCTCTCGAAGCTGCGGCCGCAGGTGACGACGCAGCTCGCGGGCGTGGTGCGGCGCTGCCTCGAGCGTGAGCCGGGCGATCGCTACCCGTCGATGCTCGCGCTCATCGACGCGCTCCGCGACACGCTCGACGACGCGCCGAACACGCCGCACGTCCACACCGCCGGCGTGATGCTCGAGGAGCTCCGCGACGGCAACGCGATGACGTTGCGCGACACGCCGCGCGTGATGAAGGCGGCGGACAGCGACGCGATGAACAGCGCCGACGTGCTGAGCGACGAGGACGAGACGTCGCTCTTCAACCGCGCGCGGCTCTCGTCCGGTCCGTTCACCGTGCGCACGAACCCGCCGTCGTTCGGCGCGCTCGCGGCGCAGCTCGAGCCGCATCAGAAGCGCCTCGAGCGTTTGGGCGAGGACGGTCCGTCGACGCAGCCGCTCGGTCGCCTCTCGCCGTTCGCGGAGCTGCCGAAGCCGCTCGAGCCGCCGCCGCCGTCGTCGCAGGAGGAGTCGATCGTCCCGCAGCTGGTCCCGCACTCCGATCCGTTCGCGCCGCCGAAGATCGCGGCCGGCCGCGCGATCCCGCTCAAGGCGCCGATGCTCCCGAAGCCGTCGGCCGCGGTGCAGGCGATGGAGACCGCACCGCCGCCGCCGCTCCCGTCGCCCGCACCGCCTCCGCCGCCGCTTCCGAAGCCCTCGCCGGAGCGCGCCTCGGCGGAGACGGTGCAGGGCCCGGGCGCGCCGCCGCAGCTCGTCTTCACCGCCGCGCCGAAGACGCTCGCGATGCCGGGCACCGACGCGTCGTCGCCGTCGCCGCCGATGTTCCCCGCGCCGCAACCCGTCATCGCGACGGGCCCGCCGCCCCCCGTCGCCGCCGCCTTCGCGCCCACCATGCCGCAACCCGCGGTGCCCATGATGACGGGCCCGCCCCCGCCGGTCGCGTCGTCGCCGAGCCTGTTCGGCTCGGGCGCGCCGCCGGCGATGGGCTCGTCGAGCCCGAGTCTGTTCGGCTCGGGCGCGCCGCCGGCGATGGGGTCGTCGCCGTCGAACCCGAGTCTGTTCGGCTCGGGAGCGCCGCCGGCGATGGGCTCCTCGAACCCGAGTCTGTTTGGCTCGGGAGCGCCGCCGGCGATGGGCTCGTCGCCGTCGAATCCGGTGTTCGGCTCGGGCGCGCCTCCCGCGATGCCTTCGGACTCGATCACGGCGGCGCCGATCTCCGCGCCGGAGCTCGCGGTCCGCACGGCGCCATCACTGCGCAAGAAGAAGAAGAGGGGCGTCATCATCCCGCTCCTCTTCGCGCTCGCGCTCGTGAGCTCGATCGCGATCGGCCTCTACGTCGCGAAGGTGCTCCCCATCGCGCGCCCGGGCGCCCCCGGTTCGAGCTCGGCTTCGGTCAGCGTCGCAACGAATTCGCCGTCAGCACCAAATTCGCCGTCTTCCCCGACCCCACAAGAGCCGGGCAGCGTCGCGGTCGATACGACGACACCTCCTCCGACGCTCCCCGACGCTCCTCCGGACCCGAAGGAGCCAGACTCGAAGGAGCCAGACCCGAAAGAGCCGACCGACACGAAGCCGACCGACACGAAGACGGCGGACAACAAGAAGCCGGTCGACGACAAGCAGACCAGCCCGGCGCCGCATCACAAGCCCCCGGTGCACCATCCCGCTCCACAGCCCAAGCCGCAACCGCAACCCAAGCCGCAACCGTCCCCCGCAAAGACCGGCAACGTCTACGACCCCAGCCAGTACTGA
- a CDS encoding cell surface protein: MARPALAEGGDADAVSRALAVLTAGGLLVFACSSGDGDAPAVPADAGPAIDFGAPTVKKDGGASSSSSTSSSGSADASFEDGGVLDDVPPFITKVVSFTPGRCSGFGATQMPGIVMGPPKGAGTAAGSFDVVSLGKGGEIVVSLEPNAIVDGEGADFVVFENAFIAAGSTEVFVEPGEVSVSDDGETWKTFPCTATQAPWGACAGSHPVMEDGTGGDPYDLADVGLTRARFVRIVDKTVSGICNSQGPNNYGFDLDAIQALHF; this comes from the coding sequence GTGGCTCGTCCAGCTCTCGCCGAGGGCGGCGACGCCGACGCCGTGAGCCGCGCGCTGGCGGTCCTGACCGCGGGCGGTCTCCTCGTCTTCGCGTGCTCGAGCGGCGACGGCGACGCGCCCGCCGTCCCTGCCGACGCCGGTCCGGCGATCGACTTCGGCGCGCCCACCGTGAAGAAGGACGGCGGCGCTTCCTCGTCGTCGTCGACTTCGTCGTCGGGATCGGCGGACGCTTCGTTCGAAGACGGCGGCGTCCTCGACGACGTGCCGCCGTTCATCACGAAGGTCGTCTCGTTCACGCCCGGCAGGTGCTCCGGCTTCGGCGCGACCCAGATGCCCGGGATCGTGATGGGGCCGCCGAAAGGCGCCGGGACCGCGGCGGGCAGCTTCGACGTCGTGTCGCTCGGGAAGGGCGGCGAGATCGTCGTCTCGCTCGAGCCGAACGCGATCGTCGACGGCGAGGGCGCCGACTTCGTCGTGTTCGAGAACGCCTTCATCGCCGCGGGCTCGACGGAGGTGTTCGTCGAGCCGGGCGAGGTGAGCGTCAGCGACGACGGCGAGACGTGGAAGACGTTCCCTTGCACCGCGACGCAGGCGCCGTGGGGTGCGTGCGCGGGATCGCATCCCGTGATGGAGGACGGCACGGGCGGCGATCCGTACGACCTCGCGGACGTCGGGCTCACGCGCGCGAGGTTCGTCCGCATCGTCGACAAGACGGTGAGCGGCATCTGCAACAGCCAGGGGCCGAACAACTACGGCTTCGACCTCGACGCCATCCAGGCGCTCCACTTCTAG
- a CDS encoding ERAP1-like C-terminal domain-containing protein, translating to MISRNPALAVILISLCACAGSAPPPPPPAPPPVPNTKATVAAPLPPAPKLRLPGNVRPKSYDVLMRMSPKSESIVGKVDVAIDVTEPTNVLWIHAGDNLELVTAVIAGRGSARIERAKDSEDFVGLVLDAPLAPGSYALDVSYRGRLPSRDGRGAYRQEERGDWYIYTQFESTDARRAFPCFDEPTYKTPFTLQLEVPGDQLAFANTPEVATRKNADGWKTVTFAPSKPLPTYLVAFAVGPFEVVDAGKAGRNNTPIRIITPKDRSADAKYAAATTGQVLTKLEEYFDIPYPFEKLDHIAVPQKGGAMENPGLITYGTATILGKPDERSLRLERGYLSIAAHELGHIWFGDYVTTSWWDDIWLNEAFATWIASKIVEQLHPEWDGAVNRAHSKNGVMSNDALVSARKIRQPIESRHDIVNSFDGITYQKGGAVIAMMESWIGEAEFKKAVHGYLQRHAYGVATSAEFLADMAASLDEKTKAAFAPAFSSFLDQAGTPLVSTELSCAKEGPSLSLAQERYLPSGSAGANDQLWKIPVCASYPGGTSCTLLDGKTGTLKLDTKTCPAWVNPNAKAAGYYRNLFVKDANAQAKLLANKKLPPNERVAVFGDLLALVRSGQREDASILGQASAIAQEGDRHLLAMLAGYVRGLEGHLVSAELAPKYRAFVRSTFLPRAQKLGWLPKKGEDDGTRMLRPTIVALAARHEEALAVEARKLTDAWLKDRKAIDYDLVPTVLDAGMRTGDRAHWDKLRAEAKKTNDRIERTRLLEALARAEDPKLAEENLKLALADDFDRRESITLVFGVASVPKNRQLAWDFVKAHYDELIAPLPPRSGAGLTYVAGNYCDAQHRAEAEAFFAERATRANGGPRTLAQVLEQMSLCIAQRPAREKSVAAFLGGLK from the coding sequence GTGATCTCCCGGAATCCTGCGCTCGCCGTCATTCTCATTTCGCTCTGCGCCTGCGCCGGGTCGGCGCCACCGCCGCCTCCGCCCGCGCCGCCGCCGGTGCCGAACACGAAGGCCACCGTCGCGGCGCCGCTGCCGCCCGCGCCGAAGCTGCGCCTCCCCGGGAACGTGCGGCCGAAGAGCTACGACGTGCTCATGCGGATGTCGCCGAAGAGCGAGAGCATCGTCGGCAAGGTCGACGTCGCGATCGACGTGACCGAGCCGACGAACGTGCTCTGGATCCACGCCGGCGACAACCTCGAGCTCGTCACCGCCGTGATCGCGGGACGAGGCTCCGCGCGCATCGAGCGCGCGAAGGACAGCGAGGACTTCGTCGGCCTCGTGCTCGACGCGCCGCTCGCGCCGGGCAGCTACGCGCTCGACGTCTCGTACCGCGGGCGCCTCCCGTCGCGCGACGGACGCGGCGCCTACCGGCAGGAGGAGCGTGGCGACTGGTACATCTACACGCAGTTCGAGTCGACCGACGCGCGGCGCGCGTTCCCGTGCTTCGACGAGCCGACGTACAAGACGCCGTTCACGCTCCAGCTCGAGGTGCCGGGCGATCAGCTCGCGTTCGCGAACACGCCCGAGGTGGCGACGCGGAAGAACGCCGACGGCTGGAAGACGGTGACCTTCGCGCCGTCGAAGCCGCTGCCGACGTACCTCGTCGCGTTCGCGGTCGGACCGTTCGAGGTCGTCGACGCGGGCAAGGCGGGGAGGAACAACACCCCGATCCGCATCATCACGCCGAAGGATCGGAGCGCGGACGCGAAGTACGCCGCGGCGACGACGGGGCAGGTCCTCACGAAGCTCGAGGAGTACTTCGACATCCCCTACCCGTTCGAGAAGCTCGATCACATCGCGGTCCCGCAGAAGGGCGGCGCGATGGAGAACCCCGGCCTCATCACGTACGGCACCGCGACGATCCTCGGGAAGCCGGACGAGCGCAGCCTCCGCCTCGAGCGCGGCTACCTCTCGATCGCGGCGCACGAGCTCGGTCACATCTGGTTCGGCGACTACGTCACGACCTCGTGGTGGGACGACATCTGGCTCAACGAGGCGTTCGCGACGTGGATCGCGTCGAAGATCGTGGAGCAGCTCCACCCCGAGTGGGACGGCGCCGTCAACCGCGCGCACTCGAAGAACGGCGTGATGTCGAACGACGCGCTCGTCTCGGCGCGCAAGATCCGGCAGCCGATCGAGTCGCGGCACGACATCGTCAACTCGTTCGACGGCATCACCTACCAGAAGGGCGGCGCCGTCATCGCGATGATGGAGTCGTGGATCGGCGAGGCCGAGTTCAAGAAGGCGGTCCACGGCTACCTCCAGCGCCACGCCTACGGCGTCGCGACGTCGGCCGAGTTCCTCGCCGACATGGCCGCGTCGCTCGACGAGAAGACGAAGGCCGCCTTCGCGCCCGCCTTCTCCTCCTTCCTCGATCAGGCCGGGACGCCGCTCGTGAGCACGGAGCTCTCGTGCGCGAAGGAAGGCCCGTCGCTGTCGCTCGCGCAGGAGCGCTACCTGCCCTCCGGCTCGGCGGGCGCGAACGACCAGCTCTGGAAGATCCCCGTCTGCGCGTCGTATCCGGGCGGCACGTCGTGCACGCTCCTCGACGGCAAGACCGGCACGCTGAAGCTCGACACGAAGACGTGCCCGGCGTGGGTGAACCCGAACGCGAAGGCGGCCGGCTACTACCGCAACCTCTTCGTCAAGGACGCGAACGCGCAGGCGAAGCTCCTCGCCAACAAGAAGCTCCCGCCGAACGAGCGCGTCGCCGTCTTCGGCGATCTCCTCGCGCTCGTGCGCAGCGGGCAGCGCGAAGACGCCAGCATCCTCGGACAGGCGAGCGCGATCGCGCAGGAGGGCGACCGCCATCTCCTCGCGATGCTCGCGGGGTACGTCCGCGGGCTCGAGGGCCACCTCGTGAGCGCGGAGCTCGCGCCGAAGTACCGCGCGTTCGTGCGGAGCACCTTCCTCCCGCGCGCGCAGAAGCTCGGCTGGCTCCCGAAGAAGGGCGAGGACGACGGCACGCGCATGCTCCGCCCCACCATCGTCGCGCTCGCGGCGCGCCACGAGGAGGCGCTCGCGGTCGAGGCGCGGAAGCTCACCGACGCGTGGCTCAAGGACCGGAAGGCGATCGACTACGACCTCGTCCCGACCGTCCTCGACGCCGGGATGCGGACCGGCGATCGCGCGCACTGGGACAAGCTCCGCGCGGAGGCGAAGAAGACGAACGACCGCATCGAGCGGACGCGCCTCCTCGAGGCGCTCGCGCGGGCGGAGGACCCGAAGCTCGCGGAGGAGAACCTGAAGCTCGCGCTCGCGGACGACTTCGATCGGCGCGAGTCGATCACCCTCGTCTTCGGCGTCGCGTCGGTGCCGAAGAACCGGCAGCTCGCGTGGGACTTCGTGAAGGCGCACTACGACGAGCTCATCGCGCCGCTGCCGCCGCGCTCCGGCGCCGGCCTCACGTACGTCGCGGGTAACTACTGCGACGCGCAGCATCGTGCCGAGGCGGAGGCGTTCTTCGCCGAGCGGGCGACCCGCGCCAACGGCGGCCCGCGCACGCTGGCGCAGGTGCTCGAGCAGATGTCGCTCTGCATCGCGCAGCGACCGGCGCGCGAAAAGAGCGTCGCCGCGTTCCTCGGCGGGCTGAAGTGA
- a CDS encoding NAD(P)-dependent oxidoreductase, whose amino-acid sequence MTVAFFGTGLLGTGFVRALRRRGEAVHVWNRTPEKARVLEADGAIVFDDPAAAARGADRVHLSLSDDAAVDDVLARAELAADAVIVDHTTTTATGTKERVARWSRFVHAPVFMGPQNAHESTGMILVSGERARVDPVRPHLEKMTGKVLDLGERPDAAAAFKLFGNLFLMFFTSGLSEVFTLARALDVEPRAAASLFEHFNPGLTIGGRIDRMLGADWSKASWELAMARKDARLMLEEAARGGRPLPMLPAIVAQMDALIAEGHGRSDWTVIAKDAIEER is encoded by the coding sequence GTGACGGTCGCGTTCTTCGGGACCGGGCTCCTCGGCACCGGCTTCGTCCGCGCGTTGCGGCGGCGCGGCGAGGCCGTGCACGTGTGGAACCGCACGCCGGAGAAGGCGCGCGTGCTCGAAGCGGACGGCGCGATCGTGTTCGACGATCCCGCCGCCGCCGCGCGCGGCGCGGATCGCGTCCACCTCTCGCTCTCCGACGACGCGGCGGTCGACGACGTGCTCGCGCGCGCCGAGCTCGCCGCCGACGCGGTCATCGTCGATCACACGACGACGACGGCGACGGGGACGAAGGAGCGCGTCGCGCGCTGGTCGCGCTTCGTCCACGCGCCGGTGTTCATGGGTCCGCAGAACGCGCACGAGTCGACGGGCATGATCCTGGTGTCGGGCGAGCGAGCGCGCGTCGATCCCGTCCGCCCCCACCTCGAGAAGATGACGGGGAAGGTGCTCGACCTCGGCGAGCGCCCCGACGCGGCCGCTGCGTTCAAGCTGTTCGGGAACCTGTTCCTCATGTTCTTCACCTCGGGCCTCTCCGAGGTCTTCACCCTCGCGCGCGCGCTCGACGTCGAGCCTCGCGCGGCGGCGTCGCTCTTCGAGCACTTCAACCCCGGCCTCACGATCGGCGGGCGCATCGACCGCATGCTCGGCGCCGACTGGTCGAAGGCGTCGTGGGAGCTCGCGATGGCGCGGAAGGACGCGCGCCTCATGCTCGAAGAGGCCGCGCGCGGCGGCCGCCCGCTCCCGATGCTCCCGGCGATCGTCGCGCAGATGGACGCGCTCATCGCCGAGGGCCACGGGCGCTCGGACTGGACCGTCATCGCGAAGGACGCGATCGAGGAGCGTTGA
- a CDS encoding Hsp20/alpha crystallin family protein translates to MLSSYAFPMLDRLLDDVMTGASGTASTVRSFTPAVDVRANEDEIVFTADVPGLKQDDLEITLDDGVLTIKGQRRYEGNDKDKVWLGRAYGAFTKSFTLPDTVDPEKLTADLADGVLTVRIAQLPKAKPRKISISPRTPQLTTEEKK, encoded by the coding sequence ATGCTCAGCTCGTATGCGTTTCCGATGCTCGACCGCCTCCTCGACGACGTCATGACCGGCGCGAGCGGCACGGCTTCCACCGTCCGCAGCTTCACGCCCGCGGTCGACGTCCGCGCGAACGAAGACGAGATCGTCTTCACCGCCGACGTCCCGGGCCTCAAGCAGGACGACCTCGAGATCACGCTCGACGACGGCGTCCTCACGATCAAGGGACAGCGCCGCTACGAGGGCAACGACAAGGACAAGGTGTGGCTCGGCCGTGCATACGGCGCGTTCACGAAGTCCTTCACCCTCCCCGACACCGTCGACCCCGAGAAGCTCACCGCCGATCTCGCCGACGGCGTCCTCACCGTCCGCATCGCCCAACTGCCAAAGGCAAAGCCGCGCAAGATCAGCATCTCCCCGCGCACTCCGCAGCTCACCACCGAAGAGAAGAAGTAA
- a CDS encoding pyridoxamine 5'-phosphate oxidase family protein, protein MNRRELVEFLRAQKWAVEASVTTAGAPQAAVIGVAVTDDLELVFDTVTDTRKAVNLRADPRIALVMGWDEGKTAQIEGVADEPAGEDLKRLKHVYLTKFPDGLEREQWPNITYFRVRPTWIRFSDFTVEPPAIELLAL, encoded by the coding sequence GTGAATCGGCGTGAGCTCGTCGAGTTCCTCCGCGCGCAGAAATGGGCGGTAGAAGCCTCGGTGACGACCGCCGGCGCGCCGCAAGCCGCGGTGATCGGCGTCGCGGTCACGGACGATCTCGAGCTCGTCTTCGACACGGTGACGGACACGCGCAAGGCGGTGAACCTCCGCGCGGACCCGCGCATCGCGCTCGTGATGGGCTGGGACGAGGGCAAGACCGCGCAGATCGAGGGCGTCGCCGACGAGCCCGCGGGCGAGGACCTGAAGCGCTTGAAGCACGTCTACCTCACGAAGTTCCCCGACGGCCTCGAGCGCGAGCAATGGCCGAACATCACCTACTTCCGCGTGCGCCCGACGTGGATCCGCTTCAGCGACTTCACGGTAGAACCACCGGCGATCGAGCTCCTCGCGCTCTGA
- a CDS encoding DUF2183 domain-containing protein: MSRSLLPIVVLTALLGACAANAGSDASAESAATAFEAPAEGSCEAGAMLAVANDLSLEVLDDEVGLSRAAAKSIVDHRPLASLEALDAVPQVGPAALSTILAYAKTTRCAPTSGDAEIGLISDLDDTLIPKANPELSKPAVPGIAALYQLLEHRNGGREGDVYYVTARKPDRILEVPAYLEAHGVPTGPIETGTSGAPFIARPEKVRDMEKIFARTGTQRFILFGDSTHVDADVQRDVIAKHPDRVVAGFILKVDEIDPARVSGLHLVNDYAEAAAILVKLGVIEEAEARSVMRAAREQGLAITEARMSELLQ, from the coding sequence ATGTCGCGAAGCCTCCTACCCATCGTCGTTCTGACGGCTCTCCTCGGCGCGTGCGCGGCGAACGCGGGCTCGGACGCCTCCGCGGAGAGCGCGGCGACCGCGTTCGAAGCGCCGGCGGAGGGGAGCTGCGAAGCGGGGGCGATGCTCGCGGTCGCGAACGACCTCTCGCTCGAGGTGCTCGACGACGAGGTGGGGTTGAGCCGCGCGGCGGCGAAGTCGATCGTCGATCATCGTCCGCTCGCGAGCCTCGAGGCGCTCGACGCGGTCCCGCAGGTCGGGCCCGCCGCGCTCTCCACCATCCTTGCGTACGCGAAGACGACGCGCTGCGCCCCGACGAGCGGCGACGCGGAGATCGGGCTCATCTCGGACCTCGACGACACGCTGATCCCGAAGGCCAACCCGGAGCTGTCGAAGCCCGCGGTCCCGGGCATCGCGGCGCTGTACCAGCTGCTCGAGCATCGCAACGGCGGACGCGAAGGCGACGTGTACTACGTGACCGCGCGGAAGCCGGATCGCATCCTCGAGGTCCCGGCGTACCTCGAGGCGCACGGCGTCCCGACCGGACCGATCGAGACCGGCACCTCGGGCGCGCCGTTCATCGCGCGGCCGGAGAAGGTGCGCGACATGGAGAAGATCTTCGCGCGCACCGGCACGCAGCGCTTCATCCTCTTCGGCGACTCGACGCACGTCGACGCCGACGTGCAGCGCGACGTCATCGCGAAGCACCCCGACCGCGTCGTCGCGGGGTTCATCCTCAAGGTCGACGAGATCGACCCCGCGCGCGTGAGCGGCCTTCACCTCGTGAACGACTACGCGGAGGCGGCCGCAATCCTCGTGAAGCTCGGCGTGATCGAGGAGGCGGAGGCCCGCTCCGTCATGCGCGCGGCGCGCGAGCAGGGCCTCGCGATCACCGAGGCGCGCATGTCCGAGCTCCTGCAGTGA
- a CDS encoding SUMF1/EgtB/PvdO family nonheme iron enzyme, whose protein sequence is MRRGRKRFLAVFGCFAVLATLGGLRASAWLRAHGLTAMEFATELSRDEPRFQWKSIDRKHWQAIATGAEETTAETDAREGTGRGCPAGMVRVRGGFRQEARGQSTGAIERLQDGTCTDWISKEFPARCRTFDAEKIATAVAAIPVEPLDFCMDRFEYPNVRGQYPMIVATFREAEAICKKDDKRLCTENEWTFACEGEEVRPYPYGHTRDDTACVIDRPWRAFTEGALQPRDGNKARDELDHLWQGEPSGSRPTCRSPFGVYDMTGNVDEWTRSVNPTGYRSILKGGYWGPVRARCRPATRAHNEDFVAYQQGVRCCAETRAVPDEPEAGAEADAGADPDAGAEPDAAVAQLAAPPDEPPAPDDDELVAIQNERARGCATAGGAGSWWPLLAILVVLVRRRRRSSRVLPATFER, encoded by the coding sequence ATGCGGCGCGGACGAAAACGTTTCCTCGCCGTCTTCGGCTGCTTCGCGGTCCTCGCGACGCTCGGAGGTCTCCGCGCGAGCGCGTGGCTTCGCGCGCACGGCCTCACCGCGATGGAGTTCGCGACGGAGCTCTCGCGCGACGAGCCGCGCTTCCAGTGGAAGAGCATCGACCGGAAGCACTGGCAGGCGATCGCGACCGGCGCGGAGGAGACCACCGCCGAGACCGACGCGCGCGAAGGAACGGGGCGCGGCTGCCCGGCCGGCATGGTCCGCGTCCGCGGCGGCTTCCGGCAGGAGGCGCGGGGCCAGTCGACGGGCGCGATCGAGCGCTTGCAGGACGGCACGTGCACCGACTGGATCAGCAAGGAGTTCCCCGCCCGCTGCCGCACGTTCGACGCGGAGAAGATCGCGACCGCCGTCGCCGCGATCCCGGTCGAGCCGCTCGACTTCTGCATGGATCGGTTCGAGTACCCGAACGTGCGCGGCCAGTATCCGATGATCGTCGCGACGTTCCGCGAGGCAGAGGCGATCTGCAAGAAGGACGACAAGCGCCTCTGCACCGAGAACGAGTGGACCTTCGCGTGCGAAGGCGAGGAGGTCCGTCCGTATCCGTACGGACACACGCGCGACGACACGGCGTGCGTGATCGATCGACCCTGGCGCGCGTTCACCGAAGGCGCCCTCCAGCCGCGCGACGGCAACAAGGCGCGGGACGAGCTCGATCACCTGTGGCAGGGCGAGCCGTCGGGCTCGCGCCCCACGTGCCGGAGCCCGTTCGGCGTCTACGACATGACCGGGAACGTCGACGAGTGGACGCGGAGCGTGAACCCGACCGGCTATCGCTCGATCCTGAAGGGCGGCTACTGGGGTCCCGTCCGCGCGCGCTGCCGCCCCGCCACGCGCGCGCACAACGAGGACTTCGTCGCGTACCAGCAAGGCGTCCGCTGCTGCGCGGAGACGCGCGCGGTCCCGGACGAGCCCGAAGCGGGCGCGGAGGCCGACGCCGGCGCAGACCCGGACGCGGGGGCGGAGCCCGACGCAGCGGTCGCGCAGCTCGCCGCGCCGCCGGACGAGCCGCCCGCGCCGGACGACGACGAGCTCGTCGCGATCCAGAACGAGCGCGCGCGCGGCTGCGCGACGGCCGGCGGCGCCGGCTCGTGGTGGCCGCTGCTCGCTATCCTCGTCGTGCTCGTCCGGCGTCGAAGGCGCTCCTCGCGTGTTTTGCCTGCTACCTTCGAGCGATGA